Proteins from a genomic interval of Corynebacterium deserti GIMN1.010:
- the msrA gene encoding peptide-methionine (S)-S-oxide reductase MsrA, translating into MAWFFAPEPVMVTPEEALKGGKHPVLEEPQPHTVLGTPITGPWKEGQKRVWIGLGCFWGVEQMYWKMDGVEGTSVGYAGGYTPNPTYREVCSGRTGHTEIVEVVYDPEKISLEQLVARGLEAHDPTQGFRQGNDVGTQYRSAYYAETEDEAERVRKVVAEYGETLKQHGFGDITTEIAVIEPSEYYLAEDYHQQYLDKNPDGYCPHHSTGIPCGVEA; encoded by the coding sequence ATGGCATGGTTTTTTGCGCCCGAGCCCGTGATGGTCACTCCAGAAGAAGCACTCAAAGGCGGAAAACATCCAGTCCTCGAAGAGCCACAACCACACACCGTTTTAGGAACCCCCATCACCGGACCGTGGAAAGAGGGCCAAAAACGCGTTTGGATTGGCCTTGGCTGTTTCTGGGGCGTTGAGCAAATGTACTGGAAGATGGACGGCGTGGAGGGCACCTCTGTCGGATACGCTGGCGGCTACACTCCAAACCCCACGTACCGTGAAGTGTGCTCTGGTCGAACTGGCCACACTGAAATCGTCGAAGTTGTTTACGATCCAGAAAAGATCAGCCTGGAACAGCTCGTTGCCCGCGGTTTGGAAGCGCACGACCCTACCCAAGGTTTCCGCCAGGGCAATGACGTGGGAACACAATATCGTTCTGCGTATTACGCAGAGACCGAAGATGAGGCAGAGCGTGTTCGCAAGGTTGTCGCTGAGTATGGAGAAACCCTAAAGCAACACGGCTTCGGCGACATCACCACGGAAATCGCAGTCATTGAGCCTTCAGAATACTACCTTGCTGAGGACTACCACCAGCAGTACCTAGACAAGAATCCTGATGGCTACTGCCCTCATCACTCAACAGGTATTCCCTGCGGAGTGGAAGCGTAG
- a CDS encoding LysR family transcriptional regulator — translation MDNDAGELRIEDLQSFISVAESGHLTETAERIGIPQPTLSRRVGRVEKHAGTQLFDRVGRKLVLNQRGHAFLKHARAIVAEFSIAATEIKRLMDPERGTIRLDFMHSLGTWMVPELIRTFRADYPHVEFQLHQAAAMLLVDRVLNDETDLALVGPKPAEVGSQLGWVPLLKQRLALAVPADHRLAGDGPVSLLAVRDEPFVAMRAGFGTRLLMDSLATEAGFSPNVVFESMELTTVAGLVSAGLGVGVVPLDDPYLPTVGITLRPLDPPAFRELGLVWRLNAGPAPAVEIFRDFVGKSRYALG, via the coding sequence ATGGACAATGACGCTGGCGAGCTTCGAATCGAAGACCTCCAAAGCTTCATTTCCGTTGCAGAATCAGGCCACCTCACCGAAACAGCAGAACGAATTGGCATCCCGCAGCCGACGTTGTCGCGCCGAGTAGGCCGCGTGGAAAAGCACGCTGGCACACAACTATTTGACCGAGTGGGAAGAAAACTTGTCCTCAATCAACGCGGACACGCCTTTCTTAAGCACGCACGCGCCATCGTTGCGGAATTCTCGATTGCCGCCACGGAAATCAAACGCCTCATGGATCCCGAACGCGGAACTATCCGCCTAGATTTCATGCACTCGCTCGGCACCTGGATGGTTCCTGAACTGATCCGCACCTTCCGCGCCGACTACCCGCATGTGGAATTTCAGCTCCACCAAGCAGCCGCGATGCTGCTGGTTGATAGGGTGCTTAACGACGAAACCGACCTCGCTCTCGTGGGCCCCAAACCCGCCGAAGTTGGTTCCCAGCTGGGATGGGTACCGCTGTTGAAACAGCGCCTTGCCTTGGCGGTCCCCGCCGATCACCGACTTGCTGGTGACGGACCGGTATCTCTACTGGCAGTTCGCGACGAACCTTTTGTAGCCATGCGCGCAGGTTTTGGAACTCGACTACTGATGGACTCTCTGGCTACCGAGGCGGGGTTTAGCCCCAACGTAGTGTTTGAATCCATGGAGCTAACCACTGTTGCAGGCCTGGTCAGTGCAGGATTAGGCGTGGGAGTGGTGCCACTTGATGATCCGTATTTGCCCACAGTGGGAATTACGTTGCGCCCCCTTGATCCACCGGCTTTCCGAGAACTTGGCCTCGTGTGGCGGCTAAACGCAGGACCTGCACCGGCGGTGGAAATTTTCCGCGACTTTGTAGGCAAATCGAGGTATGCGCTGGGCTGA
- a CDS encoding MFS transporter — MSQAIDSHTTSSGSSGSSGQPNPDRNADYMGIERGTRTYTRAVLAMLAAGLATFNGLYCTQALLPTMTEDLGITPTQSALTVSATTGMLALCIVPASILSEKFGRGRVLFISLSLAIVVGMILPLVPNITALILLRGLQGALLAGTPAVAMTWLSEEIHPKDIGHAMGIYIAGNTVGGLMGRMIPAGLLEVTHWQNALLGSSVAALIFGVVMVILLPRQRLFQPKKISLKHEVAAMVGHWKNPRLALLFATAFLGMGTFVSLYNYLGFRMIDQFGLSEVLVGAVFIMYLAGTWSSTQAAALRDKIGAGPTVIFLSITMIVSMAAMAINNLWVTLAALFIFTAAFFALHSSASGWIGIIATKDRAEASSMYLFCYYVGSSVIGWLSGFVFTHASWLAFIGWLLLLLLGVLSISASLAKLAKTTK, encoded by the coding sequence ATGAGCCAGGCAATCGACAGCCACACCACGTCTTCAGGATCTTCAGGATCTTCAGGACAGCCCAACCCCGATCGCAATGCCGACTACATGGGAATCGAACGCGGCACACGGACCTATACCCGTGCAGTTCTTGCCATGTTGGCTGCTGGCCTTGCCACCTTCAATGGCCTTTACTGCACCCAGGCGCTGCTGCCCACCATGACAGAAGATTTAGGCATCACGCCGACGCAATCGGCACTGACGGTGTCGGCAACCACCGGCATGTTGGCGTTGTGTATTGTTCCGGCGTCGATTCTGTCAGAGAAGTTTGGTCGCGGCCGAGTGCTCTTCATTTCGCTCAGCTTGGCCATTGTGGTTGGCATGATTTTGCCTCTGGTCCCTAACATCACTGCACTGATCCTCCTGCGCGGACTCCAGGGCGCGTTGTTGGCTGGCACCCCGGCGGTGGCGATGACCTGGCTGTCCGAGGAAATCCACCCTAAAGATATTGGCCACGCGATGGGTATTTACATCGCAGGTAATACGGTCGGCGGATTGATGGGGCGTATGATTCCCGCAGGCCTCTTGGAGGTCACGCACTGGCAAAACGCGTTGCTGGGATCCTCAGTTGCGGCTCTTATTTTCGGTGTGGTCATGGTGATTTTATTGCCACGTCAGCGCCTGTTCCAACCAAAGAAAATCAGCCTCAAGCACGAGGTTGCTGCGATGGTCGGCCACTGGAAAAACCCTCGCCTGGCATTGCTTTTTGCCACCGCGTTCCTCGGCATGGGTACGTTTGTCTCGCTGTATAACTACCTGGGCTTCCGCATGATTGATCAATTTGGGCTGAGTGAAGTCCTGGTCGGCGCTGTGTTCATCATGTATCTGGCTGGCACGTGGAGTTCCACCCAGGCCGCCGCACTGAGGGATAAGATCGGCGCTGGTCCCACGGTGATTTTCCTCAGCATCACCATGATTGTTTCGATGGCTGCGATGGCTATCAATAATCTGTGGGTCACTCTGGCAGCGCTGTTCATTTTCACGGCTGCGTTTTTTGCTCTTCATTCCAGTGCGTCGGGGTGGATCGGCATCATCGCCACCAAAGACCGTGCCGAGGCATCGAGCATGTACCTGTTTTGTTATTACGTCGGCTCGTCGGTGATTGGATGGCTGTCTGGATTTGTGTTCACCCACGCCTCGTGGCTGGCGTTCATTGGCTGGCTGCTCTTGCTGCTGCTTGGTGTGCTGTCCATCTCCGCTTCTCTTGCAAAATTGGCAAAAACTACGAAATAA
- the lldD gene encoding quinone-dependent L-lactate dehydrogenase, producing the protein MVKRQLPNPTELLELMKFKKPELNGKKRRLDSALTIYDLRKIAKRRTPAAAFDYTDGAAEAELSIKRARNAFENIEFHPDILKPAEHVDTSTQILGGPSSMPFGIAPTGFTRLMQTEGEVAGAGAAEAAGIPFTLSTLGTTSIEDVKKANPTGRNWFQLYVMRDRDISYGLVERAAKAGFDTLMFTVDTPIAGYRIRDSRNGFSIPPQLTPSTVLNAIPRPWWWIDFLTTPTLEFASLSSTGGTVGDLLNSAMDPTISYEDLKVIRDMWPGKLVVKGVQNVEDSVKLLDQGVDGLILSNHGGRQLDRAPVPFHLLPQVRKEVGADPTIMIDTGIMNGADIVASVAMGADFTLIGRAYLYGLMAGGREGVDRTIAILRSEINRTMALLGVSSLEELEPRHVTQLTKMVPVSDNVKNLSDLV; encoded by the coding sequence ATGGTTAAGCGTCAGCTCCCCAACCCAACCGAGCTTCTCGAACTGATGAAGTTTAAAAAGCCAGAGCTCAACGGCAAGAAGCGCCGCCTGGACTCCGCACTCACCATCTATGACCTGCGCAAAATTGCTAAACGACGCACCCCCGCCGCCGCATTCGACTACACCGACGGTGCAGCTGAGGCCGAACTGTCAATCAAACGTGCTCGCAATGCTTTCGAGAACATCGAATTCCACCCCGACATCCTCAAGCCAGCTGAGCATGTAGACACCTCCACCCAGATCCTCGGCGGCCCATCCTCCATGCCTTTCGGTATTGCACCAACCGGCTTCACCCGCCTAATGCAGACCGAAGGTGAAGTTGCAGGTGCTGGCGCAGCCGAAGCAGCAGGCATCCCCTTTACCTTGTCCACCTTGGGCACCACCTCCATCGAGGACGTCAAGAAAGCCAACCCAACCGGCCGCAACTGGTTCCAGCTTTACGTCATGCGCGACCGCGACATCTCTTACGGACTCGTCGAGCGTGCAGCTAAAGCAGGCTTCGACACTCTGATGTTCACCGTGGACACCCCGATCGCTGGCTACCGCATCCGCGACTCCCGCAACGGATTCTCCATCCCACCACAGCTCACCCCATCCACCGTGCTCAACGCGATCCCTCGCCCATGGTGGTGGATCGACTTCCTGACCACCCCAACCCTTGAGTTCGCATCCCTGTCTTCCACCGGCGGAACCGTGGGCGACCTCCTCAACTCGGCGATGGATCCCACTATCTCCTACGAGGATCTCAAGGTCATCCGCGACATGTGGCCAGGCAAGCTCGTGGTCAAGGGTGTCCAAAACGTTGAGGACTCCGTGAAGCTTCTCGACCAAGGCGTCGACGGCCTCATCCTCTCCAACCACGGCGGACGCCAACTCGACCGCGCGCCCGTCCCATTCCACCTCCTGCCTCAGGTGCGCAAGGAAGTGGGCGCCGATCCAACCATCATGATCGACACCGGCATCATGAACGGCGCCGACATCGTCGCTTCTGTCGCCATGGGCGCTGACTTCACCCTCATTGGCCGTGCTTACCTCTACGGACTCATGGCCGGCGGCCGCGAAGGTGTCGACCGCACCATCGCCATCCTCCGCAGCGAGATCAACCGCACCATGGCTCTCCTCGGTGTCTCCTCTTTGGAAGAACTCGAGCCACGCCACGTCACCCAGCTGACTAAGATGGTTCCGGTCTCTGACAACGTAAAGAACCTCAGCGATTTGGTCTAA
- a CDS encoding cupredoxin domain-containing protein has protein sequence MSTEAKWSRHTWHRKASRPVSIWLTVLISAGLIHPLIPEYRWVLIHLFTLGAITNSIVVWSQHFTEKFLHQPLDDAARPAQLAKIRVLNVGIIITIAGEIIGQWIVTSIGATLVGLSLVWHAISLLRQFRSAKRGQPFASAVLAYVASACCLPFGAFAGALLSRELVDDLHQRVLLTHTVINILGFVGFAALGSLSVLFAAIWRTQIRWNTTSWAVVLMAISLPIIVVGVLVDQGYVAAAGLGAYVAAWVMCLVGWGKASISNLGFASASVVAAPVWLIGSLVWLIVQVIRHDGALFHVEIPTIALVIGFGAQLLLGVMSYLLPSTMGGGAGAVRTGLRVFETAGLFRWTLVNGGLAIWLLTENSWLRVVASLLAIGSLAVFVALVPKAVKAQRGVLTKEREPAPVDREPRLNQITAGISVLALVLAALGGLGTTTAPSAATSDGDTHQITIIAGDMVFQPDIIEVPPGKVLEVHFINEDDMVHDLKFANGVQSGRVAPGDDVTFEVGIIIAPMEGWCTIAGHHAQGMDLQVVTVADPESVPTEHHDVTSDALQQ, from the coding sequence ATGAGCACCGAGGCGAAATGGAGCCGCCACACATGGCACAGAAAAGCCAGCCGGCCAGTATCTATCTGGCTGACGGTGTTGATCAGCGCAGGACTTATCCACCCGCTCATCCCTGAATACCGGTGGGTGCTCATTCACCTCTTCACCCTCGGTGCGATCACCAATTCCATCGTCGTGTGGTCGCAGCACTTCACGGAAAAATTCCTCCACCAACCTCTCGATGATGCTGCACGCCCGGCGCAGTTAGCCAAGATTCGGGTGCTCAATGTAGGCATCATCATCACGATTGCCGGTGAAATCATCGGGCAATGGATCGTAACCTCAATAGGCGCAACACTCGTTGGCCTTTCACTCGTCTGGCACGCAATAAGCCTGTTGCGCCAATTCCGCAGCGCCAAACGTGGCCAACCTTTCGCCAGTGCAGTCCTTGCGTATGTTGCCAGCGCGTGCTGCCTACCGTTCGGCGCCTTTGCAGGCGCGCTGTTGTCACGAGAGCTTGTCGACGACCTCCACCAGCGTGTTCTCCTCACCCACACCGTCATCAACATTTTGGGCTTCGTCGGCTTCGCCGCTCTCGGTTCCCTGTCCGTGCTGTTTGCAGCTATCTGGCGAACCCAGATCAGGTGGAATACCACTTCGTGGGCTGTTGTCCTCATGGCGATAAGCCTGCCCATCATCGTCGTGGGAGTGCTAGTTGATCAAGGATATGTGGCCGCCGCAGGCCTGGGCGCTTATGTGGCAGCATGGGTGATGTGCCTGGTGGGGTGGGGGAAGGCGTCGATAAGCAATTTGGGTTTTGCTTCGGCGTCGGTAGTGGCGGCGCCGGTGTGGCTCATTGGCTCACTGGTGTGGCTGATTGTGCAGGTGATTCGGCATGACGGTGCACTGTTCCATGTGGAAATTCCGACGATTGCGCTGGTCATTGGCTTTGGCGCGCAGCTGCTGCTGGGGGTGATGAGCTATCTGCTGCCGTCGACGATGGGCGGTGGCGCTGGTGCGGTGCGGACTGGGCTGCGCGTATTTGAGACCGCCGGGCTGTTTCGGTGGACGCTGGTTAATGGCGGCCTCGCGATCTGGCTGCTGACGGAAAATTCCTGGCTGAGGGTTGTGGCATCGCTGCTGGCCATCGGCTCGCTCGCGGTGTTTGTGGCTCTTGTGCCGAAAGCTGTAAAGGCGCAGCGCGGTGTGCTGACAAAAGAACGCGAACCTGCACCGGTGGACCGTGAACCGCGGCTCAATCAGATCACCGCGGGTATTTCGGTGTTGGCGCTGGTGCTGGCGGCGCTTGGTGGACTGGGAACTACGACAGCTCCAAGCGCTGCCACTAGCGACGGGGACACCCATCAAATCACCATCATTGCAGGTGACATGGTGTTCCAACCTGACATCATCGAGGTGCCTCCGGGCAAGGTATTAGAAGTGCACTTTATTAACGAAGACGACATGGTGCATGACCTTAAATTTGCCAACGGCGTGCAAAGCGGACGGGTCGCGCCAGGTGATGACGTCACTTTTGAAGTCGGCATCATCATTGCCCCGATGGAGGGGTGGTGCACCATCGCAGGACATCACGCCCAAGGGATGGATCTGCAGGTGGTTACGGTAGCTGACCCAGAATCGGTGCCGACTGAGCACCACGACGTAACCAGTGACGCACTGCAGCAGTAG
- a CDS encoding MFS transporter: MATTTVGNGSPPKQQLNMRVLLGSLSGSVIEWFDFLVYGTVAALVFNKMYFPNDNEFLSTILAYASFSLTFFFRPVGGVIFAHIGDRIGRKKTLFITLMLMGGGTVAIGLLPDYNAIGIWAPILLMLLRILQGIGIGGEWGGALLLAYEYAPKNQRGLYGAVPQMGISLGMLLAAGVVSLLTLMPEEQFLTWGWRIPFIGSIVLVFIGLAIRNGLDETPEFKRIRDSGQQVKMPLKEVLTKYWPAVLVSIGAKAAETGPFYIFGTYIVAYATNFLGIRDNMVLLAIACAALVATIWMPLFGSFSDRVNRAVLYRVSACTTIVLIVPYYLILNSGETWALFLTTIVGFGILWGSVNAILGTVIAENFAPEVRYTGATLGYQVGAAVFGGTAPLIAAWLMEISGGQWWPIAAYVAACCLLSVIASFFIGRVAHQES; the protein is encoded by the coding sequence TTGTGTACGGAACCGTCGCGGCACTTGTATTCAACAAGATGTACTTCCCTAACGACAATGAGTTCCTCTCCACCATCTTGGCGTACGCGTCCTTCTCCCTAACGTTCTTCTTCCGTCCGGTTGGTGGCGTGATCTTCGCGCACATCGGCGACCGAATTGGACGTAAGAAGACTCTGTTCATCACCCTCATGCTCATGGGTGGCGGCACCGTTGCGATTGGCCTGCTCCCTGACTACAACGCCATCGGCATTTGGGCACCAATCTTGCTCATGCTCCTGCGCATCCTGCAGGGTATCGGCATTGGTGGCGAATGGGGCGGGGCACTACTCCTGGCTTATGAATATGCTCCGAAAAATCAGCGTGGCCTCTACGGTGCGGTTCCTCAGATGGGCATTTCCCTGGGCATGCTGCTCGCGGCAGGCGTTGTTTCCCTGCTGACCTTGATGCCTGAAGAGCAGTTCCTCACCTGGGGTTGGCGCATTCCGTTCATCGGTTCCATCGTCTTGGTCTTCATTGGCCTAGCGATCCGTAACGGTCTCGATGAAACTCCTGAGTTCAAGCGCATCCGCGATTCCGGCCAGCAGGTGAAGATGCCTCTGAAGGAAGTTTTGACCAAGTACTGGCCAGCTGTCCTAGTGTCCATCGGCGCAAAGGCTGCCGAAACTGGTCCGTTCTATATCTTCGGTACTTACATCGTGGCGTACGCAACCAACTTCCTGGGCATTCGCGACAACATGGTCCTCCTTGCTATCGCTTGCGCAGCACTGGTTGCCACCATTTGGATGCCACTGTTCGGTTCCTTCTCTGACCGCGTCAACCGCGCCGTTCTCTACCGAGTCTCCGCATGTACCACCATCGTGCTGATCGTTCCTTACTACCTCATCCTTAACTCCGGTGAAACGTGGGCACTCTTCCTCACCACCATCGTTGGCTTCGGCATCCTCTGGGGCAGCGTGAACGCTATCCTCGGCACCGTTATCGCAGAAAACTTCGCACCAGAAGTTCGCTACACCGGCGCAACCTTGGGATACCAGGTTGGTGCGGCTGTTTTCGGTGGCACCGCTCCGCTTATCGCAGCGTGGCTAATGGAAATCTCCGGCGGACAGTGGTGGCCAATCGCCGCTTACGTTGCAGCGTGCTGCCTCCTCTCTGTGATCGCGTCCTTCTTCATCGGCCGCGTCGCGCACCAAGAGAGCTAA
- a CDS encoding TM0106 family RecB-like putative nuclease yields MQRRARRDVGVKQVFSRLAQEPKKRGRIPFTRIDLDNEADFAEFDTLEAIAAGATIITGAVFTGELEGVAWEVAADVLVRNPNGTYLPVMVSNHRVARPDPHRHMQAIAVSRLGKGTPLQVNASLRHHTIDGYRLTLALMGLAEAGVAPADEVGAVIGQDRDWAYLVDVSRYAPAATRALLTPAPTGPRRVKECATCRFWAKCEPELEAADDISLFLSGDRADTYRDKGIHTTQALIDASLGDISHTARAWRAGIPVLRKTVHTTAPRFDVEIDVDVEAYLDLGAYLWGAWDGHDYTPFVIWSDLGGAAEGENFARFWAWLKNRRNAARQRGQTFGVFCYASNGENHWMLSTARRFHGKVPGVPDEQEIRAFISSDQWNDMFAVARSQLVGPGGLGLKQLAPAAGFHWEEEDFAGEDSLHAFLIASTGGDAEAARAREQLLSYNGDDCRATAAVRHWLRRGAQSAPILGQLP; encoded by the coding sequence ATGCAACGCCGTGCCCGCCGGGACGTAGGGGTGAAACAGGTATTTTCGCGCCTTGCTCAGGAACCGAAAAAGCGTGGTCGGATTCCGTTTACCCGCATTGATTTAGATAATGAGGCGGACTTTGCGGAGTTCGATACTTTAGAGGCGATCGCTGCGGGTGCCACCATCATCACCGGCGCTGTGTTCACCGGCGAGCTCGAAGGCGTGGCCTGGGAGGTTGCAGCTGATGTATTGGTGCGCAATCCTAACGGCACGTATCTTCCTGTGATGGTGAGCAATCACCGTGTGGCGCGTCCTGATCCGCACCGCCACATGCAGGCGATTGCGGTGTCGCGGCTTGGGAAAGGTACGCCACTGCAGGTCAACGCTTCATTGCGACACCACACCATCGATGGATATCGGCTCACGCTTGCCCTCATGGGCTTGGCGGAAGCAGGCGTTGCTCCCGCTGATGAGGTCGGTGCCGTGATTGGTCAAGACCGCGATTGGGCTTACTTGGTGGACGTGTCCCGCTACGCCCCGGCGGCAACGCGTGCCCTCCTCACCCCAGCACCCACTGGGCCGCGCCGGGTCAAAGAGTGCGCTACCTGCAGGTTTTGGGCAAAGTGTGAACCCGAGTTGGAGGCAGCCGATGACATTAGCCTGTTTCTTTCTGGCGATCGGGCTGATACCTACCGCGACAAGGGGATCCACACCACCCAAGCGCTTATCGACGCTTCCCTCGGCGACATCTCCCACACCGCCCGAGCGTGGCGGGCAGGTATACCTGTGTTGCGCAAAACGGTACATACAACTGCACCGCGTTTTGACGTGGAAATCGACGTGGACGTGGAAGCCTACCTTGACCTCGGCGCATACCTGTGGGGCGCCTGGGACGGACACGACTACACCCCTTTTGTCATTTGGTCAGATTTGGGTGGGGCAGCTGAAGGTGAAAACTTCGCGCGCTTTTGGGCATGGTTGAAAAATCGTCGCAACGCCGCCCGACAGCGTGGCCAAACCTTTGGCGTGTTTTGCTACGCCAGCAATGGCGAAAACCACTGGATGCTTTCCACCGCGCGCAGGTTCCACGGCAAGGTGCCGGGCGTGCCTGATGAGCAAGAAATCCGCGCCTTCATCAGCTCGGATCAGTGGAATGATATGTTCGCGGTGGCTCGTTCCCAGCTAGTCGGTCCAGGAGGCCTGGGGCTGAAACAGTTAGCGCCAGCAGCAGGTTTCCACTGGGAGGAGGAAGACTTCGCTGGCGAAGATAGCCTCCACGCCTTCCTCATCGCCTCTACGGGTGGGGACGCGGAGGCTGCGCGGGCGCGTGAACAGTTACTCAGTTATAACGGCGACGACTGTCGAGCTACTGCTGCAGTGCGTCACTGGTTACGTCGTGGTGCTCAGTCGGCACCGATTCTGGGTCAGCTACCGTAA
- a CDS encoding superoxide dismutase has translation MAVYELPELDYAYDALEPHIAAEIMELHHSKHHATYVAGANAALEALEKAREEGTNPDQIRALSKNLAFNLGGHTNHSIFWKNLSPNGGGEPTGELAEAINRDFGSFAKFQDHFNSAALGLQGSGWAVLGYDHIAGRLVIEQLTDQQGNVSIDITPLLMLDMWEHAFYLQYKNVKADYVKAVWNVFNWDDVAERFAAASK, from the coding sequence ATGGCTGTATACGAACTTCCAGAACTCGACTACGCTTACGACGCTCTTGAGCCACACATCGCTGCAGAGATCATGGAGCTTCACCACTCCAAGCACCACGCAACCTACGTTGCTGGCGCTAACGCTGCACTTGAGGCACTTGAGAAGGCACGCGAAGAGGGCACCAACCCTGATCAGATCCGTGCACTGTCCAAGAACCTTGCGTTTAACCTCGGTGGACACACCAACCACTCCATCTTCTGGAAGAACCTCTCCCCTAACGGTGGCGGAGAGCCAACCGGCGAGCTGGCTGAGGCCATCAACCGCGACTTCGGTTCTTTTGCTAAGTTCCAGGATCACTTCAACTCTGCAGCTCTTGGTCTGCAGGGCTCCGGTTGGGCTGTTCTTGGTTACGACCACATCGCAGGCCGCCTGGTTATCGAGCAGCTCACCGACCAGCAGGGCAATGTCTCCATCGACATCACCCCACTGCTGATGCTCGATATGTGGGAGCACGCTTTCTACCTGCAGTACAAGAACGTCAAGGCTGATTACGTCAAGGCTGTTTGGAACGTCTTCAACTGGGATGACGTTGCAGAGCGCTTTGCTGCTGCTTCCAAGTAA
- a CDS encoding DUF6474 family protein, with protein sequence MGIFEAIRSARAKTKAEIKAAEAKVKTEAKNKAKLDLKREKLLVQQEKNLLKAEEKGLKKRNKHELKMAKNILEQKRQGHINKDKVKRYTGVARLLIPLLLPVAYRLSTEARDQVVKGRARRAGVSPEQLSQFAGHAAALKARIQGVRETAKNSGLPQGFIHDVEERLNELEAAADNSEYMSPQQRNRAHQSINRDLNQVSDQIQDRLLDK encoded by the coding sequence ATGGGTATCTTCGAAGCCATCCGCTCCGCACGCGCGAAGACCAAGGCAGAGATCAAAGCAGCCGAGGCGAAAGTAAAAACCGAGGCGAAGAACAAAGCAAAGCTGGATCTCAAGCGCGAGAAGCTGCTGGTTCAGCAGGAGAAGAACCTCCTCAAGGCTGAGGAAAAGGGCCTGAAGAAGCGCAATAAGCATGAACTGAAGATGGCTAAGAATATCCTCGAGCAAAAGCGCCAGGGCCACATCAATAAGGACAAGGTCAAGCGCTACACCGGCGTCGCTCGTTTGCTTATTCCATTGCTGCTTCCAGTTGCCTACAGGCTCTCCACCGAAGCTCGCGACCAGGTTGTTAAGGGTCGTGCTCGTCGCGCCGGTGTCTCACCAGAGCAGCTCAGCCAGTTCGCGGGACACGCAGCCGCGCTCAAGGCACGCATTCAGGGTGTTCGTGAGACCGCAAAGAACTCTGGTCTACCACAGGGATTCATCCACGATGTGGAGGAGCGCCTCAACGAGCTGGAGGCTGCCGCGGACAACTCCGAGTACATGTCTCCACAGCAGCGCAACCGCGCTCACCAGTCCATCAACCGCGACCTCAACCAGGTTTCGGACCAGATTCAGGACCGGTTGCTAGATAAATAA